ATCTATGTCTACGGCATCAGGCTTTGTCGCCCGAAAAAGCTCATGATACAACATAAACTGTGGAACCCCAACTATACAAGCGAACATTCTGCAAATCAGCTAATAGGGGTAAATACATCAAATGAACCCAATTGTTGTTCGCATTCGGCATCAGTACACCCcttataatatgcataatgtacATTCAAGCCGCGCACATCACCTCCTGCTCAGTGGCATTAATTGATAAATGTTCAAAACTGGCTTTTTTAGCCATGAAAATCTCAAACCCGTAAATTTAGACTCAGCATCGTTAGGTGAGGTTCCTAGTAGGCTATAACAAAAGGCAGTCGGCTCAGCTATCGTACTTACGCCCGTTACGGCACTCCGTCGATTGGGAGCCCAAGTTACAATGCAACATCCTCCAGAGTGACAGTGCACTCCCTACACggcaaatgaaaagtgtgggtctccgggTGCTAACGCTCGACCAATGCAGATATTAAATCGTACCGCAAATTGAACGTCCGGATTAATGCTGCTGACCCGAATCCAACTAACTCCAAGTATGACATCAGTTGTTCATCCGAGGAATATTCTAAACTATTCACTTAACCCCTTAATGCGCGGTACAGACTCTGACACtattaaattatagaaaatagTTATAATAGCATAATTTATTTCCGTAAACGACGTAGAAGTTTTTGTAAGGGAACCTgtgattaacaaataacaatatattaccatattattaactATGTTTGATATGTGACCATCGTCATTAATCAATGAACCCATTGCAATACctgcaatttcaaaataaatttcggtaattaatttcaaactttgatgcattttaaatatttatcaaaatacctaaattttatatattgtttttaattacaaaaaaataccaaACAATTTTGTGCACATCGTATTTTTTGCTATActacattaacaaaataaatatatcttataaattccaactcaaactcCAGCTCAATGGTCTCATTCACAAATTCCATATCAATAGTTTaatcttttacctacataaaaaaacaaaaaaattatattaaaataataaaaataacatgccaataaaaaaaatataacaaacataacataaactaTCTCAACATAATAAATAcgaatattattattgttttaaaatgataataagtaaaatgtattggtttaaaatataatatatataataacatgccaacttaattattgtcaaaaaatataattttttttgcataaaaggattcaaaaaaaaattcatttacaatatttataaaaaaacgtaaaataaaatttaaaaaacataaactctcattctcaattataaaatattaaaaaattagaacatATAAACTATTATTCCTAATTTATCttataaattccaactcaatggTTCTATCCACAAATTCCATATCAATGTTCTcatcttttacctacataaaaataaaaaaattatattaaaataatcaaaataacatgtcaaataaattacataaaaaataaatctaattaacctaaaacaaacataacaaataaattgcataaaaaaacaaaacattctttgtacataacataaatagacttttttacttcaataaacattaaaaataaattatgaatgaatggaaatataaaataaatacaaacatatcTTAATAGCTCTTTTTAACCGAATAATaccttacaaaaataaaatttaaaattaaatcagaattaaatcaacaataataacaacaaaaataaattaacattAATTTATAGCAAAAAATTATCTTTTCTTAAACACCTAATCTTCCCTAAACAACAAAGTCACTctcctttcattttctattttttttcttctctttctccttCTCTCTCTATTctgcttctcttttttttctttctttttcccttcccttcccttcccttcccttcccttcccgctctctctttctccttctccttcttcttcttcttcttttcttcaaaaACTTTCTTCACTCTTCCCGCCAAAAATGGGGCATTGGGGACCTTATAATGGTCCCCAAACACACACCTCACGGGCATCAAAGATGACCTGTCCCATAGCGTGACAATCGCAGCCGGTGCCGCCTATGGAGATGGCGTGATCGAGAGTGCCGCCTCTGCACAAGGTGCGACCAGTGGGTGCAGCCTCTCCAGCAAGCATGACCCCTTGTGTTGTCCCATCTTTTTTTTAAGTGCCGCCTATTACATTGCCtttaccaatttttttatttttgttttcagtTAAAATTGTCAGAATTCTAAAATGGTGCCGCCTATAAATCACCCTCCACCTGTTTAAATGTAccatttttatatatagtttttcaaatatactattttaataatttttttatattaaataggtAAAAAACCCTGATTCCATTAACACCAGCttagcaaataaaattaattatatcatttatCATAATGTACGGATGTTTATGATCCTAAGTAGGGATGAAGTCAGGTCTAGCTCAGCCATTTAATCCATTAGATAGACATCATCCTATCAGCTGTAATTGCCTGAATATCCTTCACATCTCTCTTTCAGATTActcaattgtttttaaatatttattggattccttatttatgaatatttaaaattttttggttaaCGAATGTCATCATCTTAAAAATAATTCGActcaaaaaattgaatttttttaattcgattaaaaatctatttttaaaaatattaattaaagataCATGGAAATTAGAAAAATAAGGTACCAAAGAATTATATATTGTTAAGGTTAGCTAAGTAAACTTGTTCATAATGAAAATATCCCAAACCAAATGTAAAACGGGGAATATGGGTCACGAGACAATTGATTATTTAACAAAATGACAAACAGAACAGCAAAAGAAAGCAGCGATCAAATCTGCCTGCCCTTCAAACTAGCCGTATAAAAGGAGATCACGGGCTTAGAAATTGTCAAGTCACTCTCTCTCTCCTATCCTATCCCATGCAAAAAGAGAAATACTAATGTTCAAACCTGCAAGCACcgccatcttcttcttcttcttcagctgCCATGGCGGTCCAATCAAAACTATTGTGGTCCTAGTGATGGAGAATCGCTCGTTCGATCACATGCTAGGATGGATGAAGAAAATCAACCCTGAAATCAACGGTGTTGATGGAACTGAATGGAACCCTTTGTCTACCACTGATCCTAACTCCAAAAAGTTGTTCTTCCAGAACCAAGCTCAGTTCGTGGATCCAGATCCTGGTCACTCTTTCCAAGCCATAAGGGAGCAGATTTTCGGCTCTAATGACACCTCCACCAATCCTCCTCCCATGAATGGCTTCGCCCAACAAGCTTACTCCATGGACCCATCTACCACTATGTCTCAGAACGTCATGAATGGATTTGACCCTGAAATGGTCCCCGTTTACAAGTCTCTTGTCTCAGAATTTGCTGTCTTTGATCGGTAATTCCTCTTCCGTTTTGctttatgtattttgaaatgagTTCAGATTCCAAAACATGGAATTGAACTTGGTTCTATTCACTAGGTGGTTCGCCTCCGTACCGTCATCCACACAACCGAATCGTCTGTACGTCCACTCGGCGACGTCGGCGGGGGCGACGAGCAACATTCCGGCACTCCTGGTAAAGGGTTATCCCCAAAGGACGATCTTCGAGAACCTGGACGCCGCCGGAATATCCTGGGGAATATACTACCAGAACATCCCAGCTACATTGTTCTACAAAAACCTCAGGAAACTCAAATACTTATTTAGATTCCGTCCGTACGGTGTGACATTCAAAAAACACGCGCAAGAAGGGAAGCTGCCGGGCTACGTTGTGGTGGAGCAGCGGTACATGGACACTAAGCTGGAGCCCGCCAACGATGACCATCCGTCGCACGATGTGTATCAAGGGCAGATGTTTGTGAAGGAGGTGTACGAGACATTGAGGGCTAGCCCGCAGTGGAACCAAACTTTGTTGATCATCACATATGATGAACATGGTGGGTTTTATGATCATGTGGCTACGCCCGTCACTGGAGTGCCCAGCCCTGATGGCATTGTGGGTCCCGaaccatttttctttcatttcgaCAGATTGGGGGTTAGGGTTCCGACCATCATGGTCTCTTCTTGGATTGATAAGGGCACTGGTATgttcaatttaatcaaatatttgtTCACTCTTTGGCTTTCCTTATTTATAACTATTAAGATTTagctttaaaataaatttggcggatgataaatcatatatattttttatttttaacatttttaattgtatatattaaaaatgaattataattaaattgtattttaaaaaaataggagcatttgaattgacatatatgagacaaacaaaaaaattcttattttttatttattaacaaaaaatattagATTATCTTTTTGACGATACCTGTGATCTATATAGTTATGTTGAATATCTATTTTTCACTGTATATGACAtttattaggttaaaatatgacTTAGGTCAttgtatttttcataaatttgtaatttaatccttagatttttatttttaggaatttattcTTACTtctcatatttcaaaattaaagtttattgttAATATTGCTATTTTTCTGTAAAATTGAttagtgtgacattttaaaaataaaaacttacttcatagcaaaataactaaaaaatatcttgtaatgaatttaaatttttaaaaataatttaataatattaacaattggacttaaattttaaaatttaaaaaaaaactaaatttttagaaataaaagcattgagactaaattctaaattaaaaaaatagttacatattttaacctatttaCAAACTAAAATGCTATCAATTAttggataaaaaagaaaaaaagaaaactaagatTTCTGTTTCTGTAGGAGGAAAAAGGAAAGCTGCCTGCCACCTATATTTCACACTGACTTTTAATAGAGAGAGAAATAATGTACTGAGGGGGATTGGAAGCCTAAATGAGAAGTTGACCTAtagttatttattattgttattatgttAAAGGTATTTTTAGATATAAATTATTGATGTGTTAGTAAattgtattatataaaatttaacaatttcatacatttttacggtgtctatatatatatatttggaggCCCGGGGGCTACAATCGATTCTGTTTTCATCATCGTCAAAACAGAAAGTGAAACTTTTATTTAATGGAGAAGCAAAGGTATGGTGTTGGTATCCAACCGAAAAGGTAGTGAGGCAAAAATATATGAGCTTATTTTGTACCTTTTCTTAACCACATTGTGTGCTTAGGAAAACAAAAATTGGTTGGTTAAGATGATGTTGTGGTAGGTTTAAATGCATGTTTAGAAAAGTTTGCTATATGGGTGAAAAATTGGTTTGCTGATTGGAGAAAACTCTAAAAGACTAATCCCACACGGAAAGGCCTGAAAAGGTCCTAACAAATTggcatttttttttttgggttggtTTGAGTGTGATTGGGAAATAATAGAAGATGTTACAGAGGTGTTATGGTTTGATGATGATGCAGTTGTTCATGGGGCAAATGGAAGGCCATTTCCCACATCGGAATTCGAGCATTCCTCCATTCCGGCAACAGTAAAGTTGTTGTTCAACCTTACCTCTCCATTCCTCACCAAGAGGGACGAATGGGCTGCCACTTTTGAGTCCATTCTCCGAACTCGGTCTGACCCCAGAACTGATTGTCCAGGTTGGTTGCCTCCACCttcaattttcatcttttctcgaTGTTTCAATCCGgtatatatcaaataataaattagatTTCATCCTCTACCACACACactttaatacatttatttttcattaaatttttatctattcttctaattttaatatttatataacaaTTAAGAATTTTCTGATCACTCTAAATGCCCAGGACTCTTCCTTATCACTTTTAGGTCATCCTCGTTGGTCTCTTCTTATTTCATATCATCTCCAAATACCTCATCCTCATATTTACTAGATCCACACCTAAATTATCTTCATTTACGCCAATTATTATTGGACCACCTACATTTGATGCATCACTTCCATAATCATTCCATTAGGTAGCACACTACTATTCGGTTGACTTATCTTTAACGCACTTTCCACATTAGTAATATCGTTACGCTACGTTTTCTAATGTAATACTAtgggaaaaaatataatttctgtaagataaaaaaaatcataatttattactGATTTATGTAGCAagatatatgaaaaaaataatatttctacTAAAAGTACAAGtaatgtatttttatttcttcTAGTATTTGGTGTCATACCaactttttaccaaaaaaaaatatatttttataaaataataagtggCGACCATCcatttaaattatatgtatatattctttttaccacatattatatgaaataataatatagtaaCTTCTGTGATTAAGATTGGTGTAAACAAATGACTTATAAGGttctattaataatttaatttaaataaaattatttttacattaacctaatctttcttttcttcaccttttatttttatttaaaagactaTTGTTCATGAAATTGTTTAAGTTATTTTTACTGCtccatttttttcctttctaGTTTTTACACTCtcttttacatatttatataaataattattattagtttcacCCTATTGTGCCATGGGACTAAGTCTTAATCTCATCAACAAAGTGGTGAGTATATGTATGTAGTTGTTGTGAGTTGTGACACGTGGAAGTGCTGAAAATAGTAAATGAACATTGAACAGAGACACTGCCAACGCCGGCGAGGATAAGGAGAGGTGAGGCAAATGAAGAGGCGAAGCCGAGCGAGTTCCAGCAAGAGCTGGTGCAGCTGGCGGCGGTGCTGAAGGGGGATTATATCCTCACAAGTTACCCGGAAAGGATTGGGAAGGAAATGAGCGTCAAGGAAGGTAAAGAGTACATGGAAGATGCAGTCAAACGATTCTTCGAGGCTGGCCATTTTGCTAAGAAAATGGGAGTCGACGGCGAACACATTGTTCAAATGAAGCCTTCCCTAACTACTCGTTCATCAAAACCTTCATCTCAACATCCATAAAACctgtttttacatttttttttacgTTTATATGGGGAATGTGGAAAATATGTAGCAatcttatttatattttagtatataggaaaagagaaaatattttgagttaatttatatttatatgaatgaGCTTTGGTCGTGTTTCCCTTGGTgagatttcttcttttctttttaaatttaaataaaggaTATTTTAATTTCCCTTGGTGAAAATGATGGAAAACTACAAGTAATTTCTTCACTTTAAATTTCAAGGAATAATTGatgttaaataaaatttaaattaagatGTGTTatgtgtaaaaatattaaaattaagattatcttaaaaattttaatttttaaactctaATAAAATATCATCgctactttttttaattaaattatataaaagtaaataattaaaagtttgaaaaaaacACAAAACTTGATACTTATCTAATTTTATCGCAAAAAGAATCATAAGTAGGCATGACAATTACACACATGATACAAGGTTGGGAATGtatcaccaaaataaaaaactgGGTTGAAAaggaattaatatatatatattaaaaaggggTTGGTCAAGCACCAAAACGAGCTAATAAGTTACTGAAACTTGGAGTTCAACCTACTTTATTAGTTGGAGATAATTTGTCAATCTTGCATCCATATGCGCAGTTTCATGAAGAATACTACAAAAAGGCCTTAGGTATTTATTGTTCTACTGTTAGCGGTTTGGTAGTTGATGATTTGTCCGGCGGTCGAGAGTCATATAGCTAGATGGAGGTTGGAGAAGCCCTAAGAGCGTAGGAGCTTTGTATGATATTCTAAGAGTGAAGCCTCGTGTTAAGAAAGAGAGTTCCCCATTTCTGGATCAAAAAAAGGGGCTTTATAACTTAGGTGTAGAATGTATTCACGAAGTCTCTACATTGTAGGTGAAGTGTTTgttgataaagtatttttgaggtagagatatttttatttataagataATTTATACACAATTATGCTAGTAAAATTGGGAGATTTTTTTGGGAATTTTATCtacaatttaattgattttacaaaatgttaggattttaacccgattaagtaacgaacaagaaaatagcagaataaattgagaaattgaacacacaaatttaacgtggaaaaacccttccaaagaggataaaaaaccacgggcaaagataattttactataatggcaaaagaacgaagagtataaaagattgagataaaaactaaactccgaaaacctgaaaacaaagaacccacaaaacgtaaacacaaaattctctaaatgtgttataagttctaatctttaatgggtgtgttttctaaggttgtaaaagagcctatttataggttaaattcatatatcaaataataataaaataatctaaattaatcagtgtttgattgaaacaagtaaacagagtttaactgaaagattatttttcaaatttgactgaaaataggagtcatatttaacaaatctccaccttgactcatatttccacaacaccATTTTTGCCAAggcccgccacgagcctatcttgaactatgcagggaattaattgagtcgaatttgtgcttagaaactggaagacttctagccttcgacttgtacactgccaaatcaaaactaactcgggtctgattttcacgaacacagtgccctaacttttcaaaacctgcatctaaaagagaacctctcttcaacgaaacagtcatacctttttccctcctatgaccaagttgcctccgctccaaacaagttgacttcaactccgtaatGGACGAGGGACAttcgatttcaccggtcactatataaccttccagaatataaagactgtcggttcttttaccttttaacaaaatgagagctccacgagatactttaataccgCTTGACTCCATGTTGATTTTACATCCTTTTAAGTCTAAtatacttaaggagatgagattctttcgtaaatcaggtacatatctgacatctgagagtgtcctaatcgtcccattgtGCATCTTaatttaacagtaccaataccaattaccttactagatgaataatttcccatgcgcacaactccaccttcaatcgaactgtatgtggagaaccattctctattgggacacatgtggaaagaacatcctgaatctaggatccactcggacgtgagcttggtgttattacttgttgacactaacaagaaatcatctccattttcatcggccaaattagcaccagctacatcttcctcgttactctcagcagcttttttatttcgcagtttataacaatttgCTTTGACATGatctaactttttacaatagcgacaccttttatctcgtttctttgatgctaccaaaacgaaagcttgcctatctgtcttgctatccaaatgaagctcattgtcgagtttgtctctactcaataAATGACCCTTCTCATCTtcaaacgagagtttgtctctgccataaatcagggtctccctgaaagacttgtatgaagggggtaaagagcacaataatagcatagcctgatcttcatcgtcaatatgaaccttaacattctttaaatcatttaaaaaagtaatgaattgactgatgtgatctctaagaagctcaccttcattaatgtgaaacgtaaatagacgttgtttcaacactaaacggttagccagagacttagtcgcataaagagtttctaaccttttccacaaggcagatgaggtcttctccatcaatacctcctgcaataccgtattcgtgaggcacaactggattgcagataaagccttttcatcaagctcttcccattctgttttatttagattctcaggcattttcccgataacaacctttttcaagcctgattgaactagaattgccatcatctgaacttgccacagattgaaatttgtctcaccatcgaacttatcaatttcaaaccttattgttgccatctctgaacgggctgatatatgaaaattgaactagctttgataccacttgttatgatttcgacccgattaagcaacgaacaagaaaatagcagaataaattgagaaattgaacacacaaatttaacgtggaaaaaccccttcaaagaggataaaaaaccacaggcaaagataattttactataatggcaaaagaacgaa
The Gossypium hirsutum isolate 1008001.06 chromosome A07, Gossypium_hirsutum_v2.1, whole genome shotgun sequence genome window above contains:
- the LOC107953170 gene encoding non-specific phospholipase C2; amino-acid sequence: MFKPASTAIFFFFFSCHGGPIKTIVVLVMENRSFDHMLGWMKKINPEINGVDGTEWNPLSTTDPNSKKLFFQNQAQFVDPDPGHSFQAIREQIFGSNDTSTNPPPMNGFAQQAYSMDPSTTMSQNVMNGFDPEMVPVYKSLVSEFAVFDRWFASVPSSTQPNRLYVHSATSAGATSNIPALLVKGYPQRTIFENLDAAGISWGIYYQNIPATLFYKNLRKLKYLFRFRPYGVTFKKHAQEGKLPGYVVVEQRYMDTKLEPANDDHPSHDVYQGQMFVKEVYETLRASPQWNQTLLIITYDEHGGFYDHVATPVTGVPSPDGIVGPEPFFFHFDRLGVRVPTIMVSSWIDKGTVVHGANGRPFPTSEFEHSSIPATVKLLFNLTSPFLTKRDEWAATFESILRTRSDPRTDCPETLPTPARIRRGEANEEAKPSEFQQELVQLAAVLKGDYILTSYPERIGKEMSVKEGKEYMEDAVKRFFEAGHFAKKMGVDGEHIVQMKPSLTTRSSKPSSQHP